Below is a window of Tolypothrix bouteillei VB521301 DNA.
CTGCAGATCGCGACAGCGCTCTAGCCCAAGTCACAGAAGCACAACAAGCACTGTCTCTGCAAAAAGCAGGAACTCGTCAAGAAGAAATCAACCAAGCCCGTGCAGAGGTAAAACAGCAACAGCAAGCCTTAAGTCTCCTGAAAGCAGGAACCCGTCAGGAAGAAATTGACCAAGCTCGTGCAGAGGTGAAATCTGCTCGCGGTGCGCTGCAAAACATCCAAACCCAGATTGATGATACACTTATTCGCGCACCTTTTGATGGAGTTATCATTCGCAAGTATGCCGATCCCGGTGCTTTTGTCACGCCAATGACGGCAAGCAGTTCTGTTTCTTCCGCAACTTCATCATCGATTCTGGCATTGGCTGATGTCAATCAGGTGGTGTCAAACGTGTCGGAAAGCAACATTTCCCAGATTCGTGTCGGTCAGCAAGCAATTATCAAGGCAGATGCTTATCCTGGAAAAACGTTTCCAGGACGAGTCTCACAAATCGCTGCTCAAGCCACAGTAGAGCAAAATGTTACGAGCTTTGAAGTGAAAGTCGCTCTTCTCTCAGGTGCAGATCGGTTGTTGCGTTCTGGAATGAATGTATCTGTGGAGTTTAAAGTTGGTCAGTTGCAGAATGCGATCGCTGTACCGACGGTTGCAGTTACACGCCAGCAGAACGTCACGGGTGTTTTTGTTGTGCGTAAAGGTCAACTCCCTAAATTTACTCCCATCACAACCGGAGCAACGGTGAATAATCGTACTGAGGTGAAGACGGGACTCGATGGAACAGAACACATATTAATCAGCCCCCCGCCCGAACCTAAAGATCGACCTGGTTTTTCTTTTCCAAATCTTTTCGGAGGCTCTAATGGGCCGAAAGAAGGTCCTCCTGGACCGCCACCTGGTGGTGGTGGACCTCCTCCTCATTAATTTAATCAAAACCATGAAAATTTCTTTCCGCTTACCTCAAAGTATGGCGACCGAGCGGCGTAGCACGACTGTGCCGACTATCGAAATTATCACAATGGCGGTTGAGGCGTTATGGAGTAACAAACTTCGTACCGGATTGACGATGTTGGGTGTAATTATTGGCATTGCTTCTGTGATTGCAATTACTTCCGTTGGACAGGGCGTACAAAAAGCGACCGAACAGCAAATTCAGGCGTTGGGAACTGATGTTTTACAAATTTTTCCAGGGTCAGCTAAAACGGGTGGTATCAGTCAAGGGATGGGTTCTAGCTCGACACTAACTTGGGAAGATGCTAAAGCAATTCAAGAGCAGGCTCCTGCTGCTAAAGTTGTTTCCGCCTACCTACAACGTCCGGGACAAGTCGTTTATGGAAAGTTAAATCACTCGACCAATATTGTGGGAATTGATTTAAACTATCTTGAAGCGAGAAATACTCAACTTACACAAGGCAGGTTTTTTACTTCCGAAGAAATGGACACAGCTAAACCAGTTGCTGTTCTGGGTTCTTCAGTATGGGAGGAACTATTTGATAGCAGTAAAAATGTTGTGGGCGAACAGATTCGGATTCAACGTAATATTTACGAAGTTATTGGCATATTTGAGAAGAAGGGTTCGGAAGGTTCGATGGATCGGGACGATCAAGTGTTTATTCCTCTCACCAATATGTCAAGTCGAATCGTGGGGAATAATGCTTTGAAAGGGTTTGCTGTCAATGGAATTTATGTGAAAGTAGGCGATCGCGACCGATCGCAAACAGCGCAATTTCAGGTTGTGAACCTTCTACGGTTGCGCCACAATCTCAGTCCATCGCAGTCTGATGATTTTAGCATTAGGAATCGCACGGACATTGTTAACGCTTTTACAACTGTGGTGGGTTTGTTTACAGTTATGGTAGTGGCGATCGCAAGCATTTCTCTATTAGTAGGAGGTATTGGTATCGCTAACATCATGTTGGTGTCGGTTATCGAACGGACGCGAGAGATTGGTATTCGTAAAGCAGTTGGAGCAACTAACTCTGCGATTTTGAATCAGTTTTTAGCCGAATCTGTTGTGATTTCTACTGCGGGAGGAGGTATTGGCATAGGAATTGGCATTGCGATCGCCTTTAGCTCTGCCATGCTTTTGCACTTTCCCTTTGTGGTTTCTGTTTGGTCAGTTGTGTGTGGGTTTGGATTATCGTTCATTGTTGGGTTGTTGGCTGGAGTGATTCCGGCTCGGAATGCTGCTCGGTTAGACCCCATTGCTGCATTAAGGAGTGATTGATATGGCTACTATGATTTGGATGCAGGCGATTACCAAAACCTATCGCTTAGGTGAAGTGAATGTACCCGTGCTGAAGCGGATTGATTTAGAGATTGAGCAAGGAGAGTATGTTGCCATTATGGGTACGTCTGGTTCGGGTAAGTCCACACTGATGAACCTTATTGGCTGCTTAGATCGTCCGACGGATGGTCACTATGTCTTTGAGGGTAGGAATTTAACGACTCTTAGCAATGATAAATTGGCACATATTCGCAATCAGAGGATTGGGTTTGTTTTTCAGCAATTTAATTTGTTACCGCGTTCTACCGCGCTTGAGAATGTTATGTTGCCAATGATTTATGCTAATGTCCCCAAGCAAAAACGCCGCCAACAAGCAATCCAAGCACTGACACGGGTGGGATTGGGCGATCGCTTGTTCAATCGTCCCAGTCAACTTTCAGGAGGACAACAGCAACGGGTAGCGATCGCTCGTGCTTTGGTTAACCGACCGGCGCTTGTGTTAGCAGATGAGCCAACGGGTGCGTTAGACACGGAAACCTCTCAAGAAGTAATGGATTTACTGACTGAACTCAACCAACAACACATTACGATTGTAATTGTCACCCATGCTCCTGAAATTGCTGCTCAAACAAGACGAGTGATTCGAGTTCAAGATGGTCTAATTGTATAATTGCTGACTAATGATCTGTTACTAACAACTAACCACTAACTGTACGTTTGTTCATTTTTAAAGAGCAAGATTTAATTAAGCTTTACAGGGCTTATAATCCAAGCGATGCAACTGCCTCAGGCATTTTTGTCTCCCACAGAGCTTTTGGCTATTTTATGATTTATGCTATCCCTATGCCTTAAATAATCGCCTCTGTGAGCCTTCTGTGATGGTCATAAAGTTGACTAACAAATAACGGCTTACTTAAAAATCTCTTTCACGAATGCATTAAGGCTTTAATTCCTCTTCGATCGAAATAAGCGAACGTACAGCACTAACAACTTTTTTAGGAGTTTGATTTCCATGAAAATTAATCGATTGTTGATCTTAACTGCTGTTCCTTTAACGATTGGGGCTTGTAGTTTTTTAGCACCACCACCAAATGGTACAGGCGGATTGCAACCACCACCTCGTATTGATTTTAATACTGCTGCTAAAAAACTAGGAGTGACTGAAGTTCAATTGAAAGCAGCCTTAAAAGTGCCTGAGAAACTACCGATAGAGCCTTCATCTACTCCTCCACCACCTCCCGATATTAAAGGTGCTGCAACAAAATTAGGCATAAGCGAGAGAAAATTGATAGAGGTTTTGGGGATTCCGCCCCATCCGCCAAACGCTCAGCCTTCTACAACAAAATAGTTTGATTATGAAATTTCGCTCTGTTAGGATTTTCTTCATTGTTGTAACGTTGTTGTTTGTATGGTCTTGCGCCAATCAACCGCTCGCATCTATGCTTCAAGCGCCCTCTCCTGCTGCAACAGTGGCAAAAAATCTGCCAACAGTAACAGGTGTAGATCTTAGACACCTACCAATCGGTGATGGGCGAATTTCGGTGCAACCTAAAGTAGGTTCTGTGTGGTCGTGCAGAACTCGTTTTAGAAACAAAGGAGGAGCACACGCTAGTGGAGACTGGATTCAAGCAGACGGCACTTATAACTTGACAGCTAAGCCAACAGTTAATGGTGCAGTTCATTGGCCAAGTCAGTTCACAATTACACTTCAAAATAACATTCGTACAATTACTGGGAACAGACTCCCAAAAAGTGTGACTGGTAAGTTTCCTATCTCACCTGATGATGATGCTTACGCCTACGATCGCAATCCCAATTCAATTACGGCTGAAGCATACCAAATCAAGTTACCAGCCATACCTCAAGCAACAGAGGAGCCATCATGCTTGCCATTAGGAGCGATCGGTGTGTTAACAAACGGTGGATATTTTTTCAATGCTCTTGATGCGCGTGGTGAAGATGCTGTAGCCCACGAAATCCAAGATAGTTGTCAAGGACATCCAGAGAGAGGTGGTGCATACCACTACCATAGCGTTACGACCTGTCTGGAGGCTCAGAGCAAAGAGCATTCGGCTTTACTAGGTTATGCATTCGATGGATTTGGTATCTACGGTCATTACGATAAGAATGGTAAAGTGCTTACCAACACCGATCTTGATGCATGCCACGGTCATACTCACGAAATTGAATGGGATGGGAAGAAGCAGAAGCTATACCATTACCATGCTACTTGGGAGTATCCTTACACGGTCGGATGCTACCGAGGTAAGCCGAATTCTGTTACAAAAATTCGCCGTTAGTTAGTAGTCGGTAGATTCAAACTGAACAAAATATTAAAATGAAGGTGTGTTATTTATGGTCAAAGAAAACAAGTCTTTACCCGTAGATTTAGACGATACTGAAAAGGAAAAATTACGTCAAATTGCAATGAAGTGGGGAGTCAGTTTATCGGCTGCAATTAAGAAGTTAATTAAAGAGGCTCCTTTGTGAGAGCTAAAACAGTAATTCACGATTTTAGTCAATAGGCATCTCCGAAAAAGACGTAGGGCGCGGCGACCTTGCGCCCCTACCAAAACTTTTGGGGAAATTTATCTGTTTAGAGGGAGCGATCGCAGTGAGTACGTACCTACATTTCAAATTCTCCGCAATGCAATAAAAGACCTCGCCGATATACTCAGCGACTATACTCGAAGAATCACCCAACATAATTACTCAACAACACAGTTCTTATGAGTCAAAGCATTGATGAACGAGTCCGTTGGACAACAAGAGACTTAGAACTATTGCCCGATAACGGCAATCGATATGAAATTATTGATGGAGAGCTATTTGTGACGAGAGCACCACATTGGAAACATCAAAAAACTTGTAACAACGTTGGAGCAGAACTGAGGGCTTGGTCGCTGTCAACGGGATTGGGCGAGGCTGTCCCCACCCCAGGACTCATTTTTACTGATGCGGATAATGTCATTCCTGATGTAGTATGGGTGAGTAAGGAACGTCTCCCGCTCTTACTTGACGATGCCGGACATTTGACAGGAGCGCCAGAACTTATTGTGGAAGTCCTCTCACCAGGTATAGACAATGAGCAGCGTGACCGCGAGACAAAACTAAAGCTATATACTTCCAGAGGAGTACGGGAATATTGGATTTTAGATTGGCGATTGCAGCAAGTAGAGGTATATCGAAGGGAAAGAGCAGTTCTCAAATTAGTCACAACACTATTTGCTACAGATGAACTCACCTCACCCCTACTACCGAACTTTACCTGTCCTGTTGCACGGTTCTTTATTTAGCTCAATTTATAACTATTGAGGACATTCGCGACTCAAGACAAGCTTTCCCGAAGGCAAATAATACACATTTTGTGGTTCTAGAATCGGGTCACCCTTTTGCCAAGGACGCGATCTATTCTCAGTTTGTACGTTACGAACATCACCTGTGGAATAAACTGAAACGGCAATATCCCCAGGACGGTTGGGCAAACCACCAGAACCCGTAACGGTGAATGTATTTTCTTGTTTACCACGGCGAGCAATGCAACTATTAGCAATCAGGGCATTGGTATCAATTGGAGTTTGCACTAATTCTGCCAAATTGTTTTGAATATAGCTAGTGTCGGGGATAAAAGTGTTTCCTGATGAAAGTTCTCCAGTTGCATTAATATCGGCGCGATTATTACCATTTAAGAAGTTGTTTGAAGGGTTGGGTTTAATTTGAGAAGAAGCGGGATTAAAATTAAAACCGAAGTAAGCAGGTGTATTGAGAGTAATGTTTCCTCCCTTTCCTTGTTGAGCAAAAGCAAAGAGATCGCTGTCATCAAAGGCGATAATCGCTGATGCTGTTATGTCTATATTACCGCCATTAGCATTGCTACTCGCTTGAGTCGATATATCGCTATTATTACTAAGGAGTAATCTATCGGCAATTCGGAGGGTAATATTTCCACCAGATAAACTAGTCGAGCTTGCTACTGAAGGTGTATTCAACGCGAGTATAGATGAATTGCGATCGAGAGTAAAGGAATTAGCGCTTATCATGATGTTTCCAGCATTTCCTTGTCCTTGAGATTCAGTACTGAGCTGCGCTCCATTGTTGAAAAATATTTTAGAAGTTTTAATATCAATCTCACCAGCATTTCCTTCTCCTGTCTTCCCTACTCCACTATCGATTGAACTGTTATCAACAAAAACAGTATCTTTGGCAGTTATTCTCATATTCCCTCCATTTCCTTTTCCAAAAATACTCGTACTTAAACGAGCACCATTAGCGATCGAGATGGCATTGGCTTCAAGTTTAATATTGCTGCCATTAGCCCTTGCTCCAGGAGCCACAGCAGTCACAATAGAACTGTTAAAACCATCAAAAGATATAGAATCAGTAGCTTGAATGGAGAGAGTACCTGCTTCCCCTATAGAATTAGAGTAAGAACGAGCTAATAATGCAGATCCATTAGTAAAAGAAACATTTTTAGCGAAGATCGAAATAGTACCGACTTTTCCTTCTGCTGACGTTCCATTGGGTTGTCCCAAACTACTCTCAATAATACTCCCATTAGCTGCAGAAAAAAGGTCTCTAGCTTCGAGGGAAATATTTCCTGCATTTCCCTGTCTTGTATTACTATTAGCTATTAGAGAATTATTATTTAGAAAGATTTGCGGGGATTTAATTTCAATTTTTCCTGCATTCCCTTCTCCCAAAAAGTTAAATTCTTGTGCAAAGAGTACACTGCTATTGATGCTACTTCGATCCAAAATAATTTTTTCATTAGCATTAATCTGAATATTTCCAGCGTCTCCCTTTGTTAAACTGCTAGCTTCAACAAAAGCATCGTTAAGTAATGAGATTTTTTTCGCATTAATACTAATATTGCCACCTTTTCCTTGAGCGTTAGGAAGTAGTACACTCTCAATTTGCCCACTATCAGAAACCACTTCATTTTTTGCTTCAATCTTTACATTACCAGCATTACCTTTCCCAGAGCTACTAACGCTGATATTACCATTATTGCCAATCGTTAGATTACCAGTAGATATCTCAATATTCCCTCCTCTTCCTTGAGTATCTGGGGTGAGTAAAGTACTGTCAATTCGTCCACCATCTAAAACAATGCTCTCAGTAGCATTGATAACAATATCTCCTGCTTTAGTGTCTTGGGAACCTAAACTACCAGTAATACTTGCACTTAAAGCACTCCCCTCTCTCAGTTCTAAATTCTTGCTGTTAATTGCGATCGCTGAAAGCGGTGGCTCTTGCACTATCGCGCCTCCTCCGGAAAGAACACTGACACTTGCACCTTTACTCAAGAAAACATTGCTTCTTTCCACATTCTCAGGAAAACTCAAACTTATATTTTTACCATCCTCATTCAATATAACTGTTCCTGCACTAGCTAATCCTCCTAGCTCTACTCTTCCACCATTTGCGATCGCTACTCCTCCATCCATCCTCACATTACCACCTACCAACAGCAAACTCGTGCCATCGGGAACGCGCAGCAAACCAGAATTATTCTGAATAGATACCGTTTGATTAATTCGATTAAAAAATAATGCTCCTGGATTAATAGTTAATAACGACGAAGGAGCTTCTGGATTCGTAGCACTAAAAAATCCTTGATTTCCAAACTGAACATCGTTGGCAGTGGTTGCAATAAAGGAACCTTGTACATTTAGTCTAGCATTTTCCCCAAATATAATTCCATTAGGATTAATGAGAAATAAGTTAGGTTTGGAGTTGCCAAAAGTTCCCAGTGTACCCAAAATTTCAGAGCGGTTTCCACCTGTAACTCGTGTTAATATATTTTGAATCCTCCCATTAGAATTGAAAAAATAAACTCCTCTTTGCTTACCAACGTTAAATTCTTTAAAACTATGAAACAAGTTAATTGCGCGAATAGCACCACCAGTAATGACCTCAATTGGTTGTCCCTGAAAATTCTGTATGATTTGAGATGATTCACTCCCAAGCGTGTCATCTGCTTGAATATTACTGGGAGTACTCTGAGACAAAACTTTATCGGTAAATAGATTTAGTAATAATAATGTTAAAAATAATACGGGTTTAAACTGCCAATAACCCCAAGACTGCTTGGTGTCAGGAAAATAGGAATTACGATCGGAAACAATTATTTCGCGCTTTGCACTTTTCTGTCTGGTGAATTGCATATTTTAACAAGCCAAGTTGCTAATGTTGGTATTTTAGTATGCATAAACAGTGAATGCAATTTCCTTATGATTCTTTAATGATATTTATTAAATACATAGCTAATTCAAGAAACTTCTTACATTAACTCATAGTTTTTCTAAATGAATTCAGAACTCAAATGTGAATTTCAAGAATGTGCTGTGGCGTGAGTACTAAGACTATTAGAGAAACAAGGAGACGCTCGTGATTACCCAGTCTATTCGTAACATTCTATTCGCAATGACTTTAGCATTACCCACACTACCACTTGCTAACCAAAATGCGCTTGCAAATGACCGTCGTGATTTCGTTATTTATAACAATAATGAATTAGAAATTACAAAATTGTATGTTTCTTCTGGGAGTTCAAAGTACTGGGGTTCAAACCTTATCCAATCAGATATTGTTAGTGGTAGTTCTGGAAAAATAACGTTTGGTAATAACAGTAACCAATGTGTCTATGATATCAAAGCGGTTTACACTGACAAGACTTATGATGTTAGTCGCGCTAATCTTTGCCAAACTTATGGAATAACCTTCTATGGTCACGGTGGCGATTACCGATAGATTTATCTGTTTAGAGGAAGCGATCGCTATTAGGAGATCGCCTCTTCTGCAATACGTATTAACCCTCAATGACTTCAAATCGAAATATTGTCTCTCTTCTATCCAGGATATGGTAAAAAATTCAGATCTTGAATAAAGCGATAGTCTCGCTAATTTTTACTAAGTAAAGAATAAAGCACATCTACATATTGAGTAACTCTAAAATTTACAAACAGTAACGTTGTCTTTAAAACCTATCTTGCCATGATTTAGGATGACGTTTGCTGTGAAAGCAAGCAATAACAGAAATGATGTCTTGCTCGAACACGTAAAGGATTCCATAGGGGAAACGTCAAACTAATGCTCGTCGCACTTGTTTGTGGATGATAGGATAGATCGGAGGATTACGTCCAATTCCAGATAAACAAGTATCGACTGCTCGGACAAACTCAGAGCCTAAACCTGAAGTATGTGCTTCGTACCACTCGAAAGCGTCTTGAATATCCAGTTCTGCTTCAGGACGTGTATCTGCTATACACGTTAGCGAAACTTACCAAAGGTATCGCTGTGTTTATTCCCTGTAACTATCGACACTCTCGACTCATCACCAATCGACCATTTGAGAGTCGATAAACCCCTTGCGGTTCGATGATAGGGTCGCCTTTTTTCCAAAGACGCGATGTCTTTTCATCTATGACATTGCGTACATCACCTGTAGAATAATTTGATACCGACGCTTCACTAGGGCGGTTGGGTAAACCACCTGCACCCGTGATAATGAAACTACCCTGTTGTTTCGTCTGACTCCGAACTATGCAACTATTGGCGATAAGTGTGTTGGTGTCGATCGCATTTGTAGGAAGAGCGGTGAGGCTGTTTTGAATTGAACTGTTATCAGGAGAATTAACATTAATAGTTCCCGGTAAGCCAAGGTTTGAACTTGCAGTAATATCATTTGTTTGATTTGATGGTTGGGAACGCGCTTCAATACCAAAAATTCCACGTGCATTAATGTTTACATTACCACCTGTACCCCTAAAGGCATTGGCTGTGATGTCGTTGTTTTCATTAGGAAATGCGATGAGGAAGGGTGTATTAATTGTGATGTTGCCACCATTACCACCTGCTTGGGCTGTTCCTGCGGTAGTGGAAATTTGGCTTCCATTGCGTAGAAATAAGTATTGTCCAAGGTTTAAATTGATATTGCCTCCGTCAGTAGAAGTTGTTTGGGCAGTAATTTGACCATTATTGAGGCGGGCAACATTAGCAGTAATATTAATATCGCCTGCTGTACCTTTTCCCTGGCTGCTACTGCTGATAAATCCACCATCTGCAACGTTCAACAACGGCGTTTCAATTGTGAGACTTCCACCATTACCTGTACTTCTTTCAGATGCAGCAGCAGTGATTTTGCTAGTTCTTTGTCTTTCCAATGTACCTGTAGAGACACCTGCGACATTTACAGATTCGCTAGCGCGGATGAAGATTTTTCCTGCGTCACCTTCTCCTGTAGTTTGAACAAAAACTTCTGCACCATCTTTTACACTTAATGTTCTCGTTTCAATCGTCAAATTTCCACCTTTTCCTACAGGCGATCTGCCGTTGCGAGGGTCTATAATATTTGCTTCGATTCTTCCATCTGTTTGAACACCTGCAAAAATACCTGTGTTGTAAAAGTTAGGTTTCTCTGTTTCAAATAAATCTATTTCATCAGCACGAATAAAAACATTACCAGCATCACCATCACCAAAGGTTGCTGCTTGTATTTTGCTGCCATCACTCACACTTAAGCGCCTAGTTTCAATAGTTAAGTTACCTCCTCTCCCTTTACCGAGTAAATCTATTTGAGCGAATAAACCACCAGGATAACCGACTGAACCCGTATTACTTGTATCACCTTCACGTTTAAGAATTTGTCCACTTAATTCCACAGACTCAGTAGCGATGATTTTAAAATCACCTACATTTCCCTCGCCCAATACACTAGGTCCTATTTGTGAGTCTCTAACAATTAACCTTCCTGTTTTGACAGTGATATTTCCAGAGTTACCTCTGGCGCTTTGTAGAACGTCAGATTCTAAGTTACCATCACTTAATATTTCTAATAAATCTTTAGCTTCAACTGTAATGTTTCCTCCATTTCCTTGTCCAGAAGTGTTAGCAACGATTCCTGCTCTATTTGCAATATTTAAAGACCCAGTAGTAATGTCTATACTTCCAGCATTTCCTACCGCACTGCTCTGAACATTGTTGTAAATATATGATGCAGCATCTAGAAAAATTGCATCACGAACTGTGACGGAAATATTACCTGAATCACCTTTACCAGAAGTAGTAGAACTTATCTCTCCACCATCTTTTACAAAAACATTTCCAGCTTGAACTTTGATATCCCCAGAACGCCCAATTGCACCAGCACCAAGATTGGCAAACACACCACTGTTTTTCCCAATAGTCAATGCATCTCGCACGTTAATATTTAACGTGCCACCAATACCTTGCCCACCCGGACGTGTGTTAGAGGCTCCGTTGACACCAAACTGTAATCGCCCATCATTCATTAGAGACAGCGATCCTGCAGTAATACTTATATTGCCACCATTTCCTATAGCTCCAGCAAGTACATTGCTATATACACTGCTGTAATTTCCATCGCTATCTACCCCATCAAAAGTAACTGCATCCCTAGCTTGAATCGTGACGT
It encodes the following:
- a CDS encoding efflux RND transporter periplasmic adaptor subunit, whose protein sequence is MALNPFELNDYSNQTALSDSTSSLQPVKKQGIPKWWLKLLTLFLLAGGSYLAYNQLVKQQQRANHRPPIISLERGSFSITVSANGTVEPEQAINISPKNAGILKSLQVKESDRVSKGQVLARMDDSNLQGQLTQEQGRLAQAQANLRKLKAGNRPQEIAQSQARLEELQAKLDKLIKGNRPQDIAQAQARLDQAKARLYKADDEFRRTEKLYQAGAISLQTLNQKSADRDSALAQVTEAQQALSLQKAGTRQEEINQARAEVKQQQQALSLLKAGTRQEEIDQARAEVKSARGALQNIQTQIDDTLIRAPFDGVIIRKYADPGAFVTPMTASSSVSSATSSSILALADVNQVVSNVSESNISQIRVGQQAIIKADAYPGKTFPGRVSQIAAQATVEQNVTSFEVKVALLSGADRLLRSGMNVSVEFKVGQLQNAIAVPTVAVTRQQNVTGVFVVRKGQLPKFTPITTGATVNNRTEVKTGLDGTEHILISPPPEPKDRPGFSFPNLFGGSNGPKEGPPGPPPGGGGPPPH
- a CDS encoding ABC transporter permease is translated as MKISFRLPQSMATERRSTTVPTIEIITMAVEALWSNKLRTGLTMLGVIIGIASVIAITSVGQGVQKATEQQIQALGTDVLQIFPGSAKTGGISQGMGSSSTLTWEDAKAIQEQAPAAKVVSAYLQRPGQVVYGKLNHSTNIVGIDLNYLEARNTQLTQGRFFTSEEMDTAKPVAVLGSSVWEELFDSSKNVVGEQIRIQRNIYEVIGIFEKKGSEGSMDRDDQVFIPLTNMSSRIVGNNALKGFAVNGIYVKVGDRDRSQTAQFQVVNLLRLRHNLSPSQSDDFSIRNRTDIVNAFTTVVGLFTVMVVAIASISLLVGGIGIANIMLVSVIERTREIGIRKAVGATNSAILNQFLAESVVISTAGGGIGIGIGIAIAFSSAMLLHFPFVVSVWSVVCGFGLSFIVGLLAGVIPARNAARLDPIAALRSD
- a CDS encoding ABC transporter ATP-binding protein, whose protein sequence is MATMIWMQAITKTYRLGEVNVPVLKRIDLEIEQGEYVAIMGTSGSGKSTLMNLIGCLDRPTDGHYVFEGRNLTTLSNDKLAHIRNQRIGFVFQQFNLLPRSTALENVMLPMIYANVPKQKRRQQAIQALTRVGLGDRLFNRPSQLSGGQQQRVAIARALVNRPALVLADEPTGALDTETSQEVMDLLTELNQQHITIVIVTHAPEIAAQTRRVIRVQDGLIV
- a CDS encoding YHYH protein, which produces MKFRSVRIFFIVVTLLFVWSCANQPLASMLQAPSPAATVAKNLPTVTGVDLRHLPIGDGRISVQPKVGSVWSCRTRFRNKGGAHASGDWIQADGTYNLTAKPTVNGAVHWPSQFTITLQNNIRTITGNRLPKSVTGKFPISPDDDAYAYDRNPNSITAEAYQIKLPAIPQATEEPSCLPLGAIGVLTNGGYFFNALDARGEDAVAHEIQDSCQGHPERGGAYHYHSVTTCLEAQSKEHSALLGYAFDGFGIYGHYDKNGKVLTNTDLDACHGHTHEIEWDGKKQKLYHYHATWEYPYTVGCYRGKPNSVTKIRR
- a CDS encoding histone H1, yielding MVKENKSLPVDLDDTEKEKLRQIAMKWGVSLSAAIKKLIKEAPL
- a CDS encoding Uma2 family endonuclease produces the protein MSQSIDERVRWTTRDLELLPDNGNRYEIIDGELFVTRAPHWKHQKTCNNVGAELRAWSLSTGLGEAVPTPGLIFTDADNVIPDVVWVSKERLPLLLDDAGHLTGAPELIVEVLSPGIDNEQRDRETKLKLYTSRGVREYWILDWRLQQVEVYRRERAVLKLVTTLFATDELTSPLLPNFTCPVARFFI
- a CDS encoding filamentous hemagglutinin N-terminal domain-containing protein — protein: MQFTRQKSAKREIIVSDRNSYFPDTKQSWGYWQFKPVLFLTLLLLNLFTDKVLSQSTPSNIQADDTLGSESSQIIQNFQGQPIEVITGGAIRAINLFHSFKEFNVGKQRGVYFFNSNGRIQNILTRVTGGNRSEILGTLGTFGNSKPNLFLINPNGIIFGENARLNVQGSFIATTANDVQFGNQGFFSATNPEAPSSLLTINPGALFFNRINQTVSIQNNSGLLRVPDGTSLLLVGGNVRMDGGVAIANGGRVELGGLASAGTVILNEDGKNISLSFPENVERSNVFLSKGASVSVLSGGGAIVQEPPLSAIAINSKNLELREGSALSASITGSLGSQDTKAGDIVINATESIVLDGGRIDSTLLTPDTQGRGGNIEISTGNLTIGNNGNISVSSSGKGNAGNVKIEAKNEVVSDSGQIESVLLPNAQGKGGNISINAKKISLLNDAFVEASSLTKGDAGNIQINANEKIILDRSSINSSVLFAQEFNFLGEGNAGKIEIKSPQIFLNNNSLIANSNTRQGNAGNISLEARDLFSAANGSIIESSLGQPNGTSAEGKVGTISIFAKNVSFTNGSALLARSYSNSIGEAGTLSIQATDSISFDGFNSSIVTAVAPGARANGSNIKLEANAISIANGARLSTSIFGKGNGGNMRITAKDTVFVDNSSIDSGVGKTGEGNAGEIDIKTSKIFFNNGAQLSTESQGQGNAGNIMISANSFTLDRNSSILALNTPSVASSTSLSGGNITLRIADRLLLSNNSDISTQASSNANGGNIDITASAIIAFDDSDLFAFAQQGKGGNITLNTPAYFGFNFNPASSQIKPNPSNNFLNGNNRADINATGELSSGNTFIPDTSYIQNNLAELVQTPIDTNALIANSCIARRGKQENTFTVTGSGGLPNRPGDIAVSVYSTGDVRNVQTENRSRPWQKGDPILEPQNVYYLPSGKLVLSRECPQ